From Desulfuromonas soudanensis, the proteins below share one genomic window:
- a CDS encoding YchJ family protein encodes MNTGRNDPCPCGSTRKYKKCCASGEDGGVAIPAQLTPAELVRERGAAFCRGDFAFIYDSYHSDSPFRRTFPNRAEYLRYGASTLCDDFRIRECRILKERIAGKEAQVLFYLDTLYQGERSESFELSLFLLTDRGWRYHSSAKMDRGDFSGVIDDFDWDDFVTENGEISF; translated from the coding sequence GTGAATACGGGACGAAACGACCCCTGCCCCTGCGGCAGTACCCGGAAATACAAGAAATGCTGCGCCTCCGGCGAGGACGGCGGGGTGGCCATCCCCGCGCAGCTGACCCCCGCCGAGCTGGTCAGGGAGCGCGGCGCCGCCTTTTGCCGGGGGGATTTCGCCTTCATTTACGACAGTTATCACAGCGATTCCCCCTTCCGCCGCACCTTTCCAAACCGTGCGGAGTATCTGCGCTACGGCGCCAGCACCCTTTGCGACGATTTCCGGATTCGGGAATGCCGGATCCTTAAGGAACGGATCGCCGGGAAGGAGGCGCAGGTCCTCTTCTATCTCGACACTCTCTACCAGGGGGAGCGCAGCGAGTCCTTCGAACTCTCCCTCTTCCTCCTCACCGACCGCGGATGGCGCTACCACTCCAGTGCCAAGATGGACCGGGGCGATTTCTCCGGCGTCATCGATGATTTCGACTGGGACGATTTCGTCACTGAAAACGGCGAGATTTCTTTCTAG
- the mutM gene encoding bifunctional DNA-formamidopyrimidine glycosylase/DNA-(apurinic or apyrimidinic site) lyase, translated as MPELPEIETIRRGLEPLLTGRTLTGAVARVASLRRPLAGDLGTVLIGAVVGAVERRGKYLLLRCSTGTLILHLGMSGHLHLVERGTAPGRHDHLDLLVDAHAVLRLTDPRRFGTVLWTGEDPFNHPLLTGLGPEPFAAALTGAYFEEQARGRRLAIKSFLMDQETVAGIGNIYASESLFVAGIDPRRPVETVTRQEYDRLCQGIRSVLAEAIALGATTLNDFGRTGGKPGYFDLRSRVYGRAGEPCTVCGAEILTLRQGGRATFFCPFCQS; from the coding sequence ATGCCGGAGCTGCCGGAAATAGAAACGATTCGCCGCGGGCTGGAACCGCTGCTCACGGGGCGCACCCTGACGGGGGCCGTCGCCCGGGTCGCGTCCCTGCGTCGCCCCCTGGCCGGCGATCTCGGCACGGTGCTGATCGGTGCGGTCGTCGGCGCCGTGGAGCGTCGCGGCAAGTATCTACTGCTGCGCTGCTCCACCGGGACTCTGATCCTCCACCTGGGGATGAGCGGGCATCTGCACCTGGTCGAAAGGGGGACGGCTCCGGGACGCCACGACCATCTCGACCTCCTTGTCGACGCCCATGCCGTTCTCCGACTCACCGATCCCCGCCGCTTCGGCACGGTGCTGTGGACCGGGGAAGACCCCTTCAATCACCCCCTGTTGACCGGACTCGGCCCGGAACCCTTCGCCGCCGCCCTGACCGGTGCCTATTTCGAAGAGCAGGCCCGGGGACGGCGCCTGGCGATCAAATCCTTCCTCATGGATCAGGAGACGGTGGCCGGAATCGGCAACATCTACGCCAGCGAGTCCCTCTTTGTCGCCGGCATCGATCCGCGCCGCCCCGTCGAGACGGTCACCCGGCAGGAGTATGACCGTCTCTGCCAAGGGATCCGCTCCGTTCTTGCCGAGGCTATCGCTCTCGGTGCGACCACACTGAACGACTTCGGCCGAACGGGAGGCAAACCGGGGTACTTCGATCTGCGCTCCCGGGTCTACGGCCGCGCCGGCGAGCCCTGTACGGTTTGCGGCGCCGAAATCCTCACCCTGCGTCAGGGAGGGCGAGCCACCTTTTTCTGTCCTTTCTGCCAGTCCTGA
- a CDS encoding putative Ig domain-containing protein, producing MRRWLRNFAGAAVFVLVLAGVSQAKTVTLAWDESPETTVVGYRIYYQAGSSVAPLSGTGAVEGASPVDVGLQLSATLSGLADAQTHYFAVTAYDAAGNESPYSNQVSSPPVPVNRPPVLAAIGSRSVAEGETLTFTVTAGDPDGNPLSYNTGTLPAGAAFNSGTGVFTWTPVRGQAGSYTLVFAVSDGWTADGEVVTVDVSPAVVDVPYGLSLSPDDIGLPGIERGDGGSDGDNLVNGLPKGDLDFVFGVILRDNPNNLPLTPRLYLNGHGYDMVLTSGDVGTGALYTFTTRLGPLAPCRYHFEVRDQQGNLLWSIPESGDLNGPRIELLNGANFVGIPKDIAAARLGSVAALGTASSYRWILDGEGQVVYAPVDNGAFVTPGEGYVVYRGTASTLPELAEYGEVPGPTASLPLHGGWNIIANPYLGHQTLSQVRLRQEGGATVGWEEAVSLNWVFNALYQYVGQDWGNTYLDESLTPATDPILIPGIGYLVYVNPLAAVIAIEIPRLL from the coding sequence ATGCGCAGATGGTTAAGGAATTTTGCAGGAGCGGCAGTATTTGTCCTGGTCCTGGCCGGGGTTTCCCAGGCCAAGACGGTCACCCTGGCCTGGGATGAGAGTCCCGAAACAACCGTCGTCGGCTACCGGATCTATTACCAGGCCGGCAGTTCCGTGGCCCCCCTCTCCGGGACCGGCGCCGTCGAGGGAGCTTCGCCGGTGGATGTCGGTTTGCAGTTGAGTGCCACCCTCTCCGGTCTGGCCGACGCTCAGACCCACTATTTTGCCGTGACCGCCTACGATGCGGCGGGGAACGAAAGCCCCTACTCCAACCAGGTCTCCAGCCCCCCGGTGCCAGTCAACCGCCCCCCCGTCCTGGCCGCCATCGGCTCCCGCAGCGTCGCCGAAGGGGAGACCCTCACCTTTACCGTGACCGCCGGCGATCCCGACGGCAACCCTCTGAGCTACAATACCGGGACCCTCCCGGCCGGAGCCGCCTTCAATTCTGGAACAGGGGTCTTTACCTGGACCCCGGTCCGCGGCCAGGCTGGCAGCTACACCCTGGTCTTTGCCGTCAGTGACGGATGGACAGCAGATGGCGAGGTGGTGACCGTCGACGTCTCCCCCGCCGTTGTCGACGTTCCTTACGGGCTCAGCCTCTCTCCTGACGACATCGGCCTCCCCGGCATCGAGCGGGGCGACGGCGGGTCCGACGGCGACAACCTTGTCAACGGCCTGCCGAAGGGGGATCTCGACTTCGTCTTCGGCGTGATCCTCCGCGACAACCCCAACAACCTGCCGTTGACTCCCCGTCTCTACCTCAACGGACACGGTTACGATATGGTCCTTACCTCGGGGGATGTCGGCACCGGAGCCCTCTACACCTTCACCACCCGGCTCGGTCCCCTGGCCCCCTGCCGCTACCATTTCGAGGTCAGGGACCAGCAGGGGAATCTACTCTGGTCCATCCCCGAGTCGGGGGATCTTAACGGACCGCGGATTGAGCTCCTCAACGGCGCCAATTTCGTCGGTATCCCGAAGGATATCGCCGCCGCCCGCCTCGGCAGCGTCGCCGCCCTGGGAACGGCGTCCTCTTATCGCTGGATCCTCGACGGCGAAGGGCAGGTGGTCTATGCTCCCGTCGATAATGGCGCCTTCGTGACCCCCGGGGAAGGGTATGTCGTTTATCGCGGCACCGCCTCCACCCTCCCGGAGCTGGCCGAATACGGCGAGGTGCCGGGGCCAACCGCCTCCCTCCCCCTGCACGGGGGGTGGAACATCATCGCCAACCCCTACCTGGGCCACCAGACCCTTTCCCAGGTGAGGCTGCGTCAGGAAGGTGGGGCGACCGTCGGCTGGGAGGAGGCGGTATCTCTGAACTGGGTCTTCAACGCCCTCTATCAGTATGTCGGCCAGGATTGGGGGAATACCTATCTCGATGAAAGCCTGACCCCGGCCACCGATCCGATCCTGATTCCCGGGATCGGTTACCTGGTCTACGTCAACCCGCTGGCTGCGGTCATCGCCATCGAAATCCCCCGTCTTCTTTGA
- a CDS encoding DEAD/DEAH box helicase — MNFSEFNFHPQVAAGVKAAGYSEPTPIQAEGIPAVMKGDDVMGLAQTGTGKTAAFALPILNRLMEGGRGSVRALVIAPTRELAEQIHLAIETLGAETRLRSMTIYGGVGINPQIQKLKRGVEIVVACPGRLLDHIGQGTIDLSRLEVLVLDEADMMFDMGFFPDIRKILARLPAKRQTLLFSATMPVEIRKLANDVLHHPVTIQVGTTSAAVTVSHALFPVGQHLKTPLVLELLQHTDTESVLIFARTKHRAKRLGEQLEKAGYKAASLQGNLSQNRRQAALDGFRSGAYQILVATDIAARGIDVSQISHVINYDIPDTPEAYIHRIGRTGRAARTGDAFTMITGEDTGTVRAIERLLKSTIERRTVDGFDYNVAAPSRDVEFARPPRQSTQRRKPAGDGAPGSRGASSRPKAPGSRGAASYAPASRPRRPGSRTGN; from the coding sequence ATGAATTTCAGCGAATTCAATTTTCACCCCCAGGTTGCCGCAGGCGTTAAAGCGGCCGGTTACAGTGAGCCGACCCCGATCCAGGCCGAGGGAATCCCTGCGGTCATGAAGGGGGATGACGTAATGGGCCTCGCCCAGACCGGCACCGGCAAGACCGCCGCCTTCGCCCTGCCGATCCTGAACCGCCTGATGGAGGGGGGACGGGGTTCCGTGCGCGCCCTGGTGATCGCACCCACCCGTGAGCTGGCGGAGCAGATCCACCTGGCGATCGAAACCCTCGGCGCCGAGACCCGCCTGCGCAGCATGACCATCTACGGCGGAGTGGGGATCAACCCCCAGATTCAGAAACTCAAGCGCGGCGTCGAAATCGTCGTCGCCTGCCCCGGCCGCCTCCTCGACCATATCGGTCAGGGGACCATCGACCTCAGCCGCCTCGAAGTCCTGGTCCTCGACGAGGCCGACATGATGTTCGACATGGGCTTCTTCCCCGACATCCGCAAGATCCTGGCCCGTCTCCCCGCCAAGCGCCAGACTCTTCTCTTCTCGGCGACGATGCCGGTGGAGATCCGCAAGCTCGCCAACGATGTGCTGCATCATCCGGTGACCATCCAGGTCGGCACCACCTCCGCGGCGGTGACCGTCAGCCACGCCCTCTTTCCGGTGGGCCAGCACCTCAAGACCCCCCTGGTTCTTGAACTGCTGCAGCACACCGACACCGAGTCGGTGCTGATCTTCGCCCGCACCAAGCACCGGGCCAAGCGCCTCGGCGAGCAGCTGGAAAAAGCCGGCTACAAGGCGGCCTCCCTGCAGGGGAACCTTTCCCAGAACCGTCGTCAGGCGGCTCTCGACGGCTTCCGCAGCGGCGCCTACCAGATCCTGGTGGCCACCGACATCGCCGCCCGCGGCATCGACGTGTCGCAGATCTCCCACGTCATCAACTACGACATTCCCGATACCCCCGAGGCCTATATCCACCGCATCGGCCGGACCGGCCGCGCCGCCCGCACCGGGGACGCCTTCACCATGATCACCGGGGAGGATACGGGGACGGTGCGCGCCATCGAGCGCCTCCTGAAGTCCACCATCGAACGGCGCACCGTGGACGGATTCGACTACAATGTCGCCGCCCCGAGCCGGGACGTCGAGTTCGCCCGTCCTCCCCGCCAGTCGACCCAGCGCCGCAAACCGGCCGGCGACGGAGCACCGGGATCCCGCGGCGCATCGAGCCGTCCCAAGGCTCCCGGCTCCAGGGGCGCCGCTTCCTATGCCCCGGCCAGCCGCCCCCGCCGTCCCGGCAGCCGCACCGGCAATTAA
- a CDS encoding acetate/propionate family kinase: MVILTLNCRTQSLTCVLFDWKKQHLLGKGSVDGIGTPLATASFARSDGRLMSRSAPCPDHRSGLALILSLLTDPAAGPLDGPDGIAAIGHRVVHGGERFSRSVLIDRDVIDAIRSYEHLAPRYNRPNLAGVEAGLDLLPKIPQIAVFDTSFHQSMPAHAFIYPVPYSWYQKLGVRRYGFHGTSHLYLAKRASALLGKPPAECNLITVHVDRGISLCAIKNGASIDTSMGMTPIEGALMESRCGDIDPGIPSFLMDQEGLSPAAMTGILNERSGLFGITGTAVSRRSVLAQAAQGEARCLLAVEMEAYRLKKYIGGYLAAVGRPDAIVFTSGHGLLEAGVRERVLDTLGSLGIRLDPVRNRAPETVDQEVLVSAEGSSVRIYVVPTHEELVFAADAAALLQGTLADHLDHDYPFARADFPAYPANWRPAEG, from the coding sequence GTGGTCATACTGACGCTGAATTGTCGTACCCAAAGCCTCACCTGTGTCCTGTTTGACTGGAAAAAGCAGCACCTTCTCGGCAAGGGGAGCGTCGACGGGATCGGTACTCCCCTGGCCACGGCTTCCTTCGCCCGCTCCGATGGCCGTCTCATGAGCCGCAGCGCGCCCTGTCCCGATCACCGCTCCGGTCTGGCCCTGATCCTTTCCCTCCTCACCGATCCCGCCGCCGGCCCTCTCGACGGTCCGGATGGAATTGCCGCCATCGGCCACCGGGTGGTTCACGGCGGCGAGCGCTTTTCCCGTTCGGTTCTTATCGACAGGGACGTGATCGACGCCATCCGCTCCTACGAGCACCTGGCTCCCCGGTACAATCGGCCCAATCTGGCCGGAGTCGAGGCCGGGCTCGACCTGCTGCCGAAGATCCCGCAGATCGCCGTCTTCGACACCTCCTTCCACCAGAGCATGCCCGCTCACGCCTTCATCTATCCCGTTCCCTACAGCTGGTACCAGAAGCTCGGCGTGCGCCGCTACGGCTTTCACGGCACCTCTCACCTCTATCTCGCCAAGCGCGCCTCGGCTCTCCTCGGCAAACCCCCCGCCGAGTGCAACCTCATCACCGTGCATGTCGACCGGGGGATCTCCCTGTGCGCCATTAAAAACGGCGCCTCCATCGACACCAGCATGGGGATGACCCCCATCGAGGGGGCTCTGATGGAGAGCCGTTGCGGCGACATCGACCCGGGGATCCCGTCCTTTCTCATGGACCAGGAGGGGCTGAGCCCCGCAGCGATGACCGGAATCCTCAACGAACGCAGCGGCCTCTTCGGCATCACCGGGACCGCCGTCAGCCGCCGCTCTGTTCTTGCTCAGGCCGCCCAGGGAGAGGCGCGCTGCCTCCTGGCCGTGGAGATGGAGGCCTATCGCCTCAAAAAATACATCGGCGGCTATCTTGCCGCCGTCGGTCGCCCCGATGCCATCGTCTTTACCAGCGGCCACGGACTCCTCGAGGCCGGAGTCCGGGAGCGGGTTCTCGACACCCTGGGGTCCTTGGGCATCCGTCTCGATCCGGTGCGCAACCGCGCCCCGGAAACCGTGGATCAGGAGGTTCTTGTCAGCGCCGAGGGGTCGAGCGTCCGGATCTACGTCGTTCCGACCCACGAGGAGCTGGTCTTTGCCGCCGATGCGGCCGCCCTCCTCCAGGGGACCCTGGCCGATCATCTCGATCACGACTACCCCTTTGCCCGCGCCGATTTCCCCGCCTACCCGGCGAACTGGCGTCCTGCCGAGGGGTGA
- a CDS encoding CsbD family protein, with translation MNAVIARGQWNQLRGGFRVGMGRLTDNSTRRFNGRMLQLMGRTQVTYGRMLATVGKRFHRLTGF, from the coding sequence ATGAACGCCGTAATCGCAAGAGGACAGTGGAATCAGCTCCGGGGCGGTTTCCGCGTCGGAATGGGACGCTTGACCGACAACAGTACCAGGCGCTTCAATGGCCGGATGCTGCAACTGATGGGGCGGACCCAGGTGACCTACGGACGGATGCTGGCAACGGTGGGGAAGAGGTTCCACCGGCTCACCGGGTTCTAG
- a CDS encoding tRNA-queuosine alpha-mannosyltransferase domain-containing protein — protein MKICLIEPFHAGSHAAWACEYARCSRHDVELLTLSGRHWKWRMHGGAVTLARRFMENDSKPDLLLASDMLDLTTFLALTRKKSAALPTALYFHENQLTYPWSPTDADTAQQRDAHYAFINYTSALAADAVLFNSRYHRETFIAELPAFLKGFPDENELESLELLSAKSTVLPLGLDLQRLDRHRPKETKGASAPPLILWNHRWEYDKNPEEFFAALYRLQEEGLGFEVAILGESYRKFPKVFTEARQQLGKRIVHFGYAENFADYARWLFRADILPVTSSHDFFGASVVQAIYCGCTPLLPRRLAYPEHLPAALQERFLYDGFDDLLERLREMLQSLPVPETTELREHVGRYDWGELAGRYDDLFETLAGGRTGTP, from the coding sequence ATGAAGATCTGCCTGATCGAACCTTTCCATGCCGGCTCCCACGCCGCCTGGGCCTGCGAGTACGCCCGCTGCAGCCGTCACGACGTCGAACTGCTGACCCTGAGCGGCCGGCACTGGAAGTGGCGCATGCATGGCGGGGCGGTGACCCTGGCGCGGCGGTTCATGGAAAACGACAGCAAACCGGACCTTCTTCTCGCCAGCGACATGCTCGATCTGACGACCTTTCTCGCCCTGACCCGTAAAAAAAGCGCCGCCCTGCCGACCGCCCTCTACTTCCACGAAAACCAGCTCACCTACCCCTGGTCGCCGACCGATGCCGATACGGCGCAACAGCGCGATGCCCACTACGCCTTCATCAATTACACCAGCGCCCTGGCCGCCGATGCCGTGCTCTTCAACTCCCGCTATCATCGCGAGACCTTTATCGCAGAGCTTCCGGCCTTCCTCAAGGGCTTCCCCGACGAGAACGAACTCGAAAGCCTCGAGCTCCTTTCGGCAAAGAGCACGGTGCTCCCCCTGGGACTCGACCTGCAGCGCCTCGACAGGCACCGGCCGAAAGAGACGAAGGGGGCCAGCGCACCGCCGCTGATCCTCTGGAACCACCGCTGGGAGTACGACAAGAACCCGGAGGAGTTTTTCGCGGCCCTCTATCGCCTGCAGGAGGAAGGTCTCGGTTTCGAGGTGGCGATCCTCGGCGAATCCTACCGCAAGTTTCCGAAGGTCTTCACGGAGGCGCGGCAGCAGCTCGGAAAACGGATCGTCCACTTCGGCTATGCCGAGAATTTTGCCGACTATGCCCGCTGGCTCTTTCGCGCCGATATCCTTCCGGTCACCTCCAGCCACGACTTCTTCGGGGCCAGCGTCGTCCAGGCGATCTACTGCGGCTGCACGCCGCTTTTGCCGCGGCGCCTCGCCTACCCCGAGCATCTGCCGGCAGCGCTCCAGGAGCGATTCCTCTACGACGGTTTCGACGACCTGCTTGAACGGCTGCGGGAAATGCTCCAAAGTCTCCCGGTGCCGGAGACGACGGAGCTGCGCGAACATGTCGGGCGCTATGACTGGGGGGAGTTGGCCGGGCGGTATGACGATCTCTTTGAAACGCTGGCCGGGGGACGGACCGGTACTCCGTAG
- the parS gene encoding type II RES/Xre toxin-antitoxin system antitoxin encodes MPTVALTKILGVSLPEGSPLDLIEKTRQGLPRRSIDFLSKALDIKPVDLSAHLPVTWRTIQRYEADKRLSPDISDHIVQIARVYQRCTEVIKDRQLAVKWLKMPIRGLGNEVPLDLLDTNTGVQLVLDELGRLEQGVFS; translated from the coding sequence ATGCCCACCGTCGCACTCACCAAGATTCTCGGGGTCTCACTGCCGGAAGGCTCCCCCCTCGACCTGATCGAAAAAACTCGCCAGGGACTCCCCAGGCGATCCATTGATTTTCTCTCCAAGGCGCTGGACATCAAGCCGGTCGATCTTTCTGCGCATCTGCCGGTGACCTGGCGCACGATCCAGCGCTACGAGGCGGATAAGAGGCTCTCCCCGGATATCTCCGACCATATCGTCCAGATTGCCAGGGTTTACCAGCGCTGCACCGAGGTCATCAAGGATCGACAGCTGGCAGTCAAGTGGCTGAAGATGCCGATCCGCGGTCTGGGAAACGAGGTCCCTCTCGACCTGCTCGATACAAACACCGGGGTCCAGCTCGTTCTCGATGAACTCGGCCGTCTCGAGCAGGGGGTCTTTTCCTGA
- a CDS encoding RES family NAD+ phosphorylase, whose protein sequence is MQLYRLISTRFARDLSGEGARRYGGRWNPKGTAVLYTTTSVSLSILESLVHQPTTETFLSLALTTIEIPHDSEIQRLEPEDLPPGWQSYPPPGRLRDLGFAWVTKGETLGFEVPSALLPANVSEKNVLLNPAHPDFQRVRIVEVQLLTLDARLRRPA, encoded by the coding sequence ATGCAGCTGTACCGGCTGATCTCGACCCGCTTTGCCAGGGACCTCTCCGGCGAGGGCGCCCGACGTTACGGGGGGCGCTGGAATCCGAAAGGGACCGCGGTCCTCTATACGACCACCAGCGTCTCGCTCTCCATCCTTGAATCGCTGGTCCACCAACCGACAACAGAAACCTTCCTCTCTTTAGCCTTGACTACCATCGAAATCCCCCATGACTCAGAAATCCAGCGCCTTGAGCCTGAGGATCTCCCCCCGGGGTGGCAAAGTTACCCGCCGCCCGGCCGGCTCCGTGATCTCGGATTCGCCTGGGTGACGAAGGGTGAGACGCTGGGGTTTGAGGTCCCTTCCGCGCTCCTCCCGGCCAATGTCTCGGAGAAGAACGTTCTGCTCAACCCGGCTCACCCCGACTTTCAGCGGGTCCGGATTGTCGAGGTGCAGCTCCTCACCCTCGATGCGCGCCTGCGCCGCCCCGCATAA
- a CDS encoding glycosyltransferase, with protein sequence MKICMFTNTYLPHIGGVARSVAVFADDLRHRGHEVLVVAPTFPGLHRGDEDPDRVVRVPALQKFNGSDFSVRLLLPGQFRRRLDAFAPEIIHSHHPFLLGDAALRTARHRRLPILFTHHTLYERYTHYVPFDSPVMQRFVIELATRFANLCRRVIAPSESIARLLEKRGVTTPCRVVPTGVDTDLFRQGRGRRFRDKLNIPPEAFVLGHLGRLAPEKNLAFLTEAAIKACRTLKNGVFLVAGVGSSRDRIKKDFAGAGLGERLVMVGELQGNDLPDCYAAMDLFLFASTSETQGIVLTEAMAAGLPVIALDAPGAREVVRDRSNGRLLAQTAMPDDFAAAIIDAAADHEELARWHEEGLRTAKLFSRQVSVRRLEEVYREALLPQPKGSGATLDAWEAILESLQAEWDLVTSKFGAVFEAVGHPADVPAELD encoded by the coding sequence ATGAAAATATGCATGTTTACCAACACCTATCTCCCCCATATCGGCGGAGTGGCCCGATCGGTGGCCGTCTTTGCCGATGACCTGCGCCACCGCGGCCATGAGGTGCTGGTAGTGGCCCCGACCTTTCCCGGCCTCCACAGGGGGGATGAAGACCCGGACAGGGTCGTGCGGGTCCCGGCGCTGCAAAAGTTCAACGGCAGCGATTTTTCCGTGCGTTTGCTGCTGCCGGGGCAGTTCCGCCGCCGGCTCGACGCCTTTGCACCTGAAATCATTCACAGCCACCATCCGTTCCTCCTGGGGGATGCGGCCCTGCGAACGGCCCGGCATCGCCGGCTGCCGATTCTTTTCACCCACCACACCCTCTATGAACGCTACACCCATTATGTCCCCTTCGACTCTCCGGTCATGCAGCGTTTCGTCATCGAACTCGCCACCCGTTTCGCCAATCTCTGCCGACGGGTCATCGCTCCGAGCGAAAGCATTGCCCGTCTCCTTGAAAAACGGGGGGTGACCACCCCCTGTCGGGTCGTCCCGACGGGGGTCGATACGGATCTTTTCCGCCAAGGCCGGGGACGGCGCTTCCGAGACAAACTCAACATCCCCCCCGAGGCCTTTGTTCTCGGACACCTGGGCCGGCTGGCCCCGGAGAAAAACCTGGCGTTTCTGACGGAAGCGGCCATAAAGGCCTGCCGTACCCTGAAAAACGGAGTTTTTCTCGTCGCCGGAGTCGGTTCGTCCCGGGATCGGATTAAGAAGGATTTTGCCGGGGCGGGCCTGGGCGAACGCCTGGTCATGGTCGGCGAACTGCAGGGGAATGACCTTCCCGACTGCTATGCCGCCATGGATCTCTTTCTCTTTGCCTCGACTTCAGAAACCCAGGGGATTGTATTGACGGAGGCGATGGCGGCAGGACTCCCCGTCATCGCGCTGGATGCGCCGGGGGCCCGGGAGGTGGTCAGGGACCGGAGCAACGGCCGCCTGCTGGCACAGACGGCGATGCCGGATGATTTCGCCGCGGCCATTATCGACGCGGCCGCCGACCATGAGGAATTGGCCCGCTGGCATGAGGAGGGACTGCGGACGGCGAAGCTCTTTTCCCGGCAGGTCAGCGTCCGGCGCCTCGAGGAGGTTTACCGGGAGGCCCTATTGCCGCAGCCGAAAGGTTCTGGCGCAACTCTCGATGCCTGGGAGGCGATCCTCGAGTCGCTGCAGGCGGAATGGGATCTGGTCACCTCGAAGTTCGGCGCCGTCTTCGAAGCCGTCGGACACCCCGCCGATGTCCCCGCGGAGCTGGACTAA
- a CDS encoding ferritin family protein: MLQLLNDCQKIELLASEMYLYLADNQEYAEPVRKAFRLLATDELEHSRQIDAAMGLPEGTLDVSSRIAGEKVTEALQLARRFQKNILGRRLSEEEALRLAIKLEEAFVRVHLDNALHFHKQREAAVFKGLAQSDEDHLNTLRDCLKWWQGQKKQ; the protein is encoded by the coding sequence ATGCTGCAACTGCTGAACGACTGCCAGAAGATCGAACTTCTGGCCAGCGAAATGTACTTGTACCTGGCGGACAACCAGGAGTATGCGGAACCGGTGCGGAAAGCTTTCCGCCTCCTTGCCACGGATGAACTCGAGCATTCGCGGCAAATCGACGCCGCCATGGGTCTGCCGGAGGGGACCCTCGATGTCAGTAGCCGCATCGCAGGAGAGAAGGTCACCGAAGCGCTGCAACTGGCCCGGCGGTTCCAGAAGAATATCCTGGGTCGCCGATTGAGCGAGGAGGAGGCCCTGCGTCTGGCGATCAAACTGGAGGAGGCCTTCGTTCGGGTTCACCTCGACAACGCCCTGCATTTTCACAAACAGCGGGAGGCGGCGGTCTTCAAGGGGCTGGCCCAGTCCGATGAAGATCACCTCAACACCCTGCGCGACTGCCTCAAATGGTGGCAAGGCCAGAAGAAACAGTAG
- a CDS encoding GNAT family N-acetyltransferase, with the protein MKIQKVTEETRAKVYALLRAAFPGSAYEADLVQRLHENGRSLHEWVCLHTNKAIAYLAFSPAYHGKEICGLHLAPMAVAPDFQRQGVGSEILRFALRQEPIRSRPLFVLGEVAYYKRFGFEPCPLPICPFDKNNSHFLSLRNENSDSFIVGYEPEFKTAAKSPGPPGKKRR; encoded by the coding sequence ATGAAGATACAGAAGGTGACGGAAGAAACCCGGGCCAAGGTCTACGCCCTTTTGCGCGCCGCCTTCCCCGGCAGCGCCTACGAAGCCGACCTGGTGCAAAGGCTCCATGAAAACGGCCGATCCCTGCACGAGTGGGTCTGTCTCCACACTAACAAGGCCATCGCCTACCTCGCCTTTTCCCCGGCCTATCACGGCAAGGAGATCTGCGGCTTGCACCTGGCGCCCATGGCCGTGGCCCCGGATTTTCAACGACAGGGGGTCGGCTCGGAAATCCTCAGATTTGCCCTGCGACAGGAACCGATCAGGAGCCGGCCCCTCTTCGTCCTCGGCGAAGTTGCCTACTACAAACGCTTCGGCTTTGAACCCTGCCCTCTGCCAATCTGTCCTTTCGACAAAAACAACAGCCATTTTCTGAGCCTGCGAAACGAAAACAGCGACAGTTTCATCGTCGGCTACGAACCGGAATTTAAAACGGCGGCAAAATCGCCCGGCCCCCCGGGGAAGAAGCGTCGATAA